In one window of Photorhabdus laumondii subsp. laumondii DNA:
- the lspA gene encoding signal peptidase II, producing the protein MNKPICSTGLRWLWLVVVVLILDLGSKQLVLQHFHLYESVPLIPYFNLTYAQNFGAAFSFLAEKDGWQRWFFAFIAVAISVVLMVMMYRASAKKKLSNIAYALIIGGALGNLFDRLVHGFVIDFIDFYVGDWHFPTFNIADMAICIGAGLVIIDSFLSPDEKTIKVG; encoded by the coding sequence ATGAATAAACCCATTTGCTCCACCGGCCTTCGCTGGCTTTGGTTAGTTGTTGTGGTATTGATTTTGGATCTGGGGAGTAAGCAGTTAGTGTTGCAACACTTTCATCTGTATGAATCCGTTCCATTGATACCTTATTTTAATCTGACTTATGCCCAGAATTTTGGGGCGGCTTTCAGTTTCCTTGCAGAGAAAGATGGTTGGCAGCGTTGGTTCTTTGCATTCATTGCCGTTGCTATTTCAGTTGTCCTGATGGTGATGATGTATCGTGCCAGCGCAAAGAAGAAACTGAGTAATATCGCTTATGCCCTGATTATTGGTGGAGCACTGGGTAATCTGTTTGACCGGTTGGTTCATGGCTTTGTCATCGATTTTATTGATTTTTATGTCGGTGATTGGCACTTTCCAACTTTTAATATCGCCGATATGGCGATATGTATCGGGGCGGGATTGGTTATCATTGATAGCTTTCTAAGCCCGGATGAAAAGACCATCAAAGTGGGATAA
- the ribF gene encoding bifunctional riboflavin kinase/FAD synthetase, with translation MELIRGIRNIRTCHRGCVLTIGNFDGVHRGHQALLKHLKHEGQRLGLPVMVMIFEPQPLEFFAKGHAPARLTRLRDKAKYLAQCGVDYLLCVKFDRNFAANTPEAFVSRLLVEKLGVKFLAVGDDFRFGQSRSGDFAFLQRAGESYGFDVTSSESFCDDGLRISSTAIRQALQNDDLVLAETLLGHPYSICGRVVHGKRLGSTIGFPTANLPLKRLVVPVHGVYVVEVYGLGDQPLPGVANIGTRPTVSGQGQQLEVHLIDTQMDLYGRYIDVVLRKKLRNEQRFASLDALKQQIANDLVAAKEFFKQLPVSCI, from the coding sequence ATGGAGCTAATTCGCGGTATACGTAATATCCGGACATGTCACCGCGGTTGCGTGTTGACGATTGGTAATTTTGATGGTGTCCACAGAGGTCATCAGGCACTACTGAAACACTTAAAACACGAAGGGCAGCGTCTGGGATTACCAGTAATGGTCATGATTTTTGAGCCACAACCTTTGGAGTTTTTTGCTAAGGGTCATGCGCCTGCGCGTCTGACGAGATTGAGGGATAAAGCCAAATATCTCGCCCAATGTGGAGTGGATTATTTATTATGTGTGAAATTTGATAGAAATTTTGCGGCAAATACGCCAGAAGCCTTTGTTTCACGGTTGCTGGTGGAAAAATTGGGTGTTAAGTTTCTCGCTGTAGGAGACGACTTTCGTTTTGGTCAATCTCGCAGTGGTGATTTTGCCTTTTTGCAGCGAGCCGGTGAGTCATACGGCTTTGATGTGACCAGCAGTGAAAGTTTTTGTGATGATGGTTTACGGATTAGCAGTACAGCTATCCGTCAAGCACTGCAAAATGATGATTTGGTATTAGCCGAAACATTATTGGGACATCCATACAGCATTTGTGGTCGGGTCGTTCATGGTAAGCGACTAGGGAGCACTATTGGTTTTCCAACAGCAAATTTGCCGTTAAAACGATTAGTGGTTCCGGTACACGGCGTTTATGTTGTTGAAGTTTATGGTTTAGGAGACCAGCCTTTACCGGGTGTTGCCAATATTGGTACACGTCCAACAGTCTCTGGTCAGGGTCAACAACTTGAAGTACATCTAATTGATACCCAAATGGATCTCTATGGGCGTTATATTGATGTGGTGTTACGTAAAAAATTGCGTAATGAACAGCGGTTTGCTTCCCTTGATGCACTCAAGCAGCAAATTGCGAATGATTTGGTTGCTGCGAAGGAATTTTTTAAGCAGCTACCTGTGTCATGTATCTAG
- the nhaR gene encoding transcriptional activator NhaR, protein MRVSHLNFNHLYYFWHVCKEGSVVGAAEALYLTPQTITGQIKALEERLGGKLFKRQGRGLVPSELGQLIFRYADKMFMLSQEMLDIVNYSRESNLLFDVGVADALSKRLVSQVLKTAVVEHEQIHLRCFESTHELLLEQLSQHKLDMILSDCPVDSSQQEGLFSVKLGECDVSFFCRQPIPEKPFPECLEERRLLVPGRRSMLGRKLLTWIRNKNLQVEVLGEFDDAALMKAFGMYHNAIFVAPSLYTNDIFIDNDIAEIGRLDAVQEEYYVIFAERMIQHPAVQRVCNKDFSALFNVLSKKRT, encoded by the coding sequence ATGCGGGTGTCACATCTGAATTTTAATCATCTCTATTATTTCTGGCATGTTTGCAAGGAAGGATCTGTGGTTGGGGCGGCAGAAGCGCTTTATCTAACACCTCAAACGATCACAGGACAGATAAAAGCGCTGGAGGAGCGTCTGGGAGGGAAACTGTTCAAACGTCAGGGCAGGGGATTAGTGCCATCAGAGCTAGGGCAGCTTATTTTCCGCTATGCGGATAAGATGTTTATGCTGAGCCAGGAGATGTTGGATATTGTTAACTACAGCCGTGAATCTAATCTTTTATTTGATGTTGGTGTTGCTGATGCACTGTCCAAACGTCTGGTTAGCCAGGTATTGAAAACGGCGGTTGTGGAACATGAACAGATTCATCTACGTTGTTTTGAATCAACCCATGAATTGTTGCTGGAACAACTCAGCCAGCACAAACTCGATATGATATTGTCTGATTGCCCGGTGGATTCTTCCCAACAGGAAGGGCTGTTCTCGGTAAAACTGGGTGAATGTGATGTGAGTTTCTTCTGCCGACAACCTATCCCGGAAAAACCTTTCCCGGAGTGTTTGGAGGAACGTCGCTTATTGGTTCCAGGGCGTCGCTCTATGTTGGGGCGTAAGTTGTTGACTTGGATACGTAATAAAAATCTTCAGGTTGAAGTACTAGGTGAGTTTGATGATGCTGCGTTAATGAAAGCGTTTGGTATGTATCATAATGCGATTTTCGTGGCGCCATCTTTGTATACCAATGATATTTTTATAGATAATGATATTGCCGAGATTGGTCGGTTAGATGCTGTGCAGGAAGAGTATTATGTGATTTTTGCTGAACGAATGATTCAACACCCGGCTGTTCAAAGGGTATGTAATAAAGATTTTTCTGCGTTGTTTAATGTGCTATCTAAGAAGCGTACTTAA
- the nhaA gene encoding Na+/H+ antiporter NhaA, which translates to MTAIIRQFLKLEAAGGLLLIITAIIALIMANSPLQGIYQQFLNISVAVQFAALEINKPLLLWINDGLMAVFFLIVGLEVKRELLEGSLAGRDKALFPVIAAIGGMVAPALIYLLFNGNDEFTRQGWAIPAATDIAFALGVMALLSKRVPTELKVFLLALAIIDDLGVIVIIALFYTKTVSLVALGLSAAMIALLVWMNWRGVEKTSAYLAVGAILWVCILKSGVHATLAGVIVGFLIPLRGQNGHSPSELLEHGLHPWVAYLILPLFAFANAGVALNGVTLNGLTDILPLGIAVALFLGKPLGIFLFSYISIQIGFAKLPQQINLKQIFAVSVLCGIGFTMSIFISGLAFEGVDESFSVYSRLGILMGSTIAAFMGYGLLRMVLPKKK; encoded by the coding sequence GTGACAGCAATTATTCGTCAATTCCTGAAATTAGAAGCGGCTGGAGGGCTTCTTCTTATCATCACTGCCATTATTGCGTTGATAATGGCAAACTCGCCATTACAGGGTATTTATCAGCAATTTCTTAATATTTCGGTGGCAGTACAATTCGCTGCACTGGAGATCAATAAGCCTTTGTTGTTGTGGATTAATGACGGCTTGATGGCGGTCTTCTTTTTGATTGTTGGTTTGGAAGTAAAACGGGAACTGTTGGAAGGCTCTTTGGCAGGGCGTGATAAGGCACTATTTCCGGTGATAGCGGCGATAGGTGGTATGGTCGCTCCGGCACTAATATATCTACTCTTTAATGGCAATGATGAGTTTACCCGTCAGGGTTGGGCTATTCCTGCGGCAACCGATATTGCTTTTGCCTTGGGTGTGATGGCGCTATTGTCTAAGCGAGTACCAACAGAACTCAAGGTTTTCTTGTTGGCACTTGCGATTATTGATGATCTGGGCGTTATCGTGATTATCGCTCTGTTTTATACCAAAACGGTTTCTCTTGTGGCGCTTGGATTGTCAGCGGCAATGATTGCTTTGCTGGTTTGGATGAATTGGCGCGGTGTCGAAAAAACATCGGCTTATTTGGCTGTTGGCGCTATCCTTTGGGTTTGCATCTTGAAATCGGGTGTTCATGCAACACTCGCCGGCGTCATTGTTGGTTTTCTGATTCCTCTGCGTGGCCAGAATGGTCATTCACCATCTGAATTACTTGAGCACGGTTTGCATCCTTGGGTGGCGTATCTTATTTTGCCATTATTTGCATTTGCCAATGCAGGTGTAGCCCTGAATGGCGTTACGTTAAATGGTTTGACCGATATATTGCCGTTAGGTATTGCTGTGGCTCTGTTTCTTGGTAAACCATTGGGCATTTTTCTTTTTAGCTATATTTCTATTCAGATCGGATTTGCTAAATTGCCACAGCAGATTAATCTTAAACAGATATTTGCGGTTTCTGTTCTTTGTGGAATTGGCTTTACTATGTCTATCTTTATTTCAGGATTGGCTTTTGAAGGGGTGGATGAATCTTTCAGTGTCTATTCCCGTCTTGGCATTCTGATGGGTTCAACCATCGCTGCGTTTATGGGGTATGGCTTGTTACGAATGGTCTTACCAAAGAAAAAGTGA
- the rpsT gene encoding 30S ribosomal protein S20: MANIKSAKKRAIQSEKRRKHNASRRSMVRTFIKKVYAAIATGDKEAAQKAFHDMQPIVDRHACKGLIHKNKAARHKSNLTAQINAMQ; this comes from the coding sequence TTGGCTAATATCAAATCAGCTAAGAAACGCGCCATACAGTCTGAAAAACGTCGTAAGCATAACGCTAGTCGTCGTTCTATGGTGCGTACCTTTATCAAGAAGGTATATGCTGCTATCGCTACCGGCGATAAAGAAGCTGCGCAGAAAGCATTTCATGACATGCAACCTATTGTTGATCGTCACGCCTGTAAGGGTCTGATCCACAAAAACAAAGCAGCACGTCATAAATCTAATCTGACGGCGCAAATCAACGCAATGCAATAA
- a CDS encoding beta-glucoside-specific PTS transporter subunit IIABC, with translation MRDEDFAKEIIIFTGGQENINKSWHCVTRLRFNIIDDSKVDIVAIRKMQGVIGAHFHSGQLQIIIGNRVVEIFSEIIKQLKENEGNHYGLKKGFISHILDVISGIFVPVLPAIVGAGLLKGGLIFFYMMDWVSEQSNEYKLLYILSDTPLYFLPVLLAFSAARKFKTNEFIAATLACILIYPTLSHLVSSSGGGYFSVFGITIPANHYSYTAIPIILGVWLLSYIHRWVDRFIPTVLKIILTPLLVLLISAPILLIIAAPLGNTIGLYLEKWLLILFSVAGPFAGLLLGGLIPILVITGMHYAFLPSVFANFKSLGYDFMLLPISFASNIAQAGATLAVAIKIKDRQMKSLAYSSSFSAFLGVTEPAMYGVTLKLRKPFYAALMSGAVGGAIIGIFSVKIFAFSVPGLVSLPFYIQKDSNNFIFILLGIFSSFLVAFISTLLMKLESNVDSIVLIKPRFSKKKKIILRSPMTGTTESLSRVPDDTFSEKIIGDGIAIIPTEGVVKSPFNGKVSMITPTGHAIGLISDQGVELLIHIGIETVGLQGAGFNLQIIEGQRVVAGEVLVNFDLEFLQENKIQIISPIIVTNSEEYHSIMPTKRRRVIGCKDDLLVINRC, from the coding sequence ATGAGAGATGAAGATTTTGCAAAAGAGATCATTATATTTACTGGCGGACAAGAAAATATAAATAAAAGTTGGCATTGTGTTACCAGATTGCGTTTTAATATTATAGATGATAGTAAAGTAGATATTGTTGCGATCAGAAAAATGCAGGGGGTTATTGGGGCACATTTTCACAGCGGGCAATTACAAATAATTATTGGTAATAGAGTTGTTGAAATATTTAGTGAAATAATTAAGCAGTTAAAAGAAAATGAAGGAAATCATTATGGTCTAAAAAAGGGTTTCATTAGTCATATTCTTGACGTCATTTCAGGCATATTTGTTCCCGTATTGCCGGCAATTGTAGGGGCGGGTTTACTTAAAGGCGGGTTAATTTTTTTCTATATGATGGATTGGGTTTCAGAGCAGAGTAATGAGTATAAGTTATTATATATTCTTTCTGATACACCTCTCTATTTTTTGCCTGTTCTTTTGGCTTTTTCAGCAGCAAGAAAATTTAAAACAAATGAATTTATTGCAGCCACATTAGCGTGTATTTTAATTTATCCAACATTATCTCATCTTGTGAGCAGTTCTGGTGGCGGATATTTTAGTGTATTTGGTATTACTATTCCCGCTAATCATTATAGTTATACTGCCATTCCAATTATTTTAGGGGTTTGGTTGCTCAGTTATATTCATCGATGGGTAGATAGGTTTATTCCAACGGTATTGAAAATAATACTTACACCATTATTGGTCTTATTAATTTCCGCACCTATTTTATTGATTATTGCTGCACCGTTGGGAAATACAATTGGTTTGTATCTTGAAAAGTGGCTTTTAATATTATTTTCCGTGGCTGGACCGTTTGCGGGATTATTGTTAGGTGGATTGATACCTATTTTAGTTATTACTGGGATGCATTATGCCTTTTTGCCAAGTGTTTTTGCTAACTTTAAGTCTCTTGGATACGATTTTATGTTATTACCTATCAGTTTTGCGAGTAATATTGCACAAGCTGGTGCGACATTAGCCGTCGCAATTAAAATTAAAGATAGGCAAATGAAATCATTAGCTTATTCATCTTCATTCTCTGCTTTTTTAGGTGTAACTGAACCTGCAATGTATGGCGTTACGCTTAAATTAAGAAAACCTTTTTATGCTGCATTAATGAGTGGAGCCGTTGGTGGCGCTATTATAGGTATTTTCTCTGTGAAAATATTTGCTTTTAGTGTACCGGGCTTGGTGTCATTACCTTTTTATATACAAAAAGATAGCAATAACTTTATTTTTATTTTGCTTGGCATTTTTAGTAGTTTCTTAGTGGCATTTATATCCACTTTATTAATGAAATTAGAATCTAATGTTGATTCTATAGTATTAATAAAGCCACGCTTTTCAAAAAAGAAGAAAATCATATTACGTTCTCCGATGACCGGCACAACAGAATCTCTCTCAAGAGTACCTGATGATACTTTTTCTGAAAAAATTATTGGTGATGGTATTGCTATTATTCCTACCGAAGGTGTGGTTAAATCGCCTTTTAATGGCAAGGTTTCAATGATTACTCCGACTGGACATGCTATTGGTTTAATTTCCGATCAAGGAGTAGAGTTATTAATTCATATTGGTATTGAAACGGTAGGTTTGCAAGGTGCAGGATTTAATTTACAAATTATAGAAGGGCAGAGAGTGGTTGCCGGTGAGGTATTAGTTAATTTTGATCTGGAATTTCTTCAAGAGAATAAAATTCAGATTATATCGCCAATTATCGTCACTAATAGTGAGGAATATCACTCAATAATGCCGACTAAAAGAAGAAGAGTTATTGGATGTAAAGATGATTTGTTGGTTATTAATCGATGTTGA
- a CDS encoding PRD domain-containing protein, translating into MKDDGYNSLSCKVSLLLTIVKLINNNVVLAIDENNNEVILMDKGIGFNRKKGDRLNVQDVAKVFTVEKNDRINQIIATIPVSVIELTEKIIALGKDLLGKSLNDSLLITLSEHLNFAFERVSKGYQIGNVLQWEIPHLYPLEYEVGKQALIYINGQIEKPLPPIEASLIALHFVNAQYEGQTMGDTLKLTNLINKTVKLIHYYFHVNLDTTSVNYSRFITHLRYFLIRQNKNEHSSAIEMDFSLQELIEEKYFKSYNCAVKLIKYLREKYQWKVPDDELIYLVIHIERVVNDSYKSREL; encoded by the coding sequence TTGAAAGATGACGGATATAATAGTTTATCCTGTAAGGTATCTCTTTTGTTAACGATAGTAAAACTCATAAATAATAATGTTGTTCTTGCCATTGATGAGAATAATAATGAAGTTATTCTAATGGATAAGGGCATAGGTTTTAATAGAAAAAAAGGCGATAGGCTGAATGTTCAAGATGTTGCGAAAGTTTTCACTGTTGAAAAGAACGATAGAATTAATCAAATTATTGCGACTATTCCAGTCTCAGTTATAGAGCTAACCGAGAAAATTATCGCATTAGGGAAAGATCTTCTTGGCAAATCTCTCAACGATTCATTACTCATTACTTTGTCAGAGCATTTAAACTTTGCATTTGAGCGTGTGAGTAAAGGATATCAGATTGGTAATGTCTTACAATGGGAGATCCCTCATCTTTACCCGTTGGAATATGAAGTCGGTAAACAGGCACTTATCTATATTAATGGCCAGATTGAAAAACCATTACCGCCGATAGAAGCCTCATTGATTGCCTTGCATTTTGTCAATGCTCAATATGAAGGGCAAACGATGGGAGATACATTAAAATTAACGAATTTGATTAATAAAACGGTTAAGCTCATTCACTACTATTTTCATGTTAACCTTGATACAACCTCGGTAAATTACTCTCGTTTTATTACCCATTTGCGCTATTTCCTGATTAGACAAAATAAAAATGAGCATTCTTCTGCGATTGAGATGGATTTTTCTCTGCAAGAGTTGATAGAAGAAAAGTATTTCAAAAGCTACAACTGTGCAGTTAAGCTAATTAAATATCTGAGGGAGAAATATCAATGGAAAGTGCCCGATGATGAATTGATTTATTTAGTCATTCATATAGAACGGGTGGTTAATGATAGTTATAAGAGCAGGGAATTATAA
- the fkpB gene encoding FKBP-type peptidyl-prolyl cis-trans isomerase, protein MSNQVQADSAVLLHFILKLQDGSIADSTYTQGKPALFRLGDGTLSSPLEQQLTGLKDGDKHTFTLAGENVFGKPNPDLIQYFTPRDFAATGIPEIGTIMLFTAMNGSEMPGIVKAVTEESVTVDFNHPLADQNVTFEIEVVEIDPQLEENHADIAG, encoded by the coding sequence ATGTCAAACCAGGTGCAGGCGGATAGTGCAGTTTTACTGCACTTCATTTTAAAACTGCAAGATGGCTCTATTGCCGACTCCACTTACACTCAGGGCAAACCTGCATTATTTCGTTTAGGTGATGGAACCCTTTCTTCACCTTTGGAACAGCAGCTCACTGGGCTAAAAGACGGAGATAAACATACCTTTACTCTGGCGGGTGAGAATGTATTTGGTAAACCAAATCCTGATCTGATCCAATATTTTACTCCGCGTGATTTTGCCGCAACGGGTATTCCTGAAATTGGCACTATAATGTTATTTACGGCAATGAATGGCAGTGAAATGCCGGGCATAGTCAAAGCGGTAACAGAGGAATCTGTGACTGTTGATTTCAATCACCCGTTAGCTGATCAGAACGTCACGTTTGAAATTGAAGTGGTGGAAATTGATCCACAATTGGAGGAAAACCATGCAGATATTGCTGGCTAA
- the ileS gene encoding isoleucine--tRNA ligase, with protein MSDYKNTLNLPETGFPMRGDLAKREPNMLKRWYKDELYQVIRKAKAGKKTFILHDGPPYANGSIHIGHSVNKILKDIIIKSKGMAGYDSPYIPGWDCHGLPIELKVEQIIGKPGEKFSAAEFRAECRKYAKEQIEGQKKDFIRLGILGDWERPYLTMDFKTEADIIRALSRIIANGHLLKGAKPVHWCTDCRSSLAEAEVEYYDKTSPSIDVRFNAVDAVAVCEKFGVQAPEQPVSLVIWTTTPWTLPANRAIALHAEFNYQLVQIEGECLILAADLVESVMQRAGITSWTVLGHCAGSALELLRFKHPFMGFDSPVVLGDHVTLDAGTGAVHTAPGHGPDDFVLGQKYGLEVANPVGPNGCYLPGTYPSLDGMFVFKANDVVLNILSENNALLHLEKLQHSYPCCWRHKTPIIFRATPQWFVSMDQNGLRKQSLQEIKGVQWIPGWGQARIEAMVENRPDWCISRQRTWGTPMSLFVHKETEELHPRTIELMEEVAKRVEVDGIQAWWDLEPAELLGDDAANYVKIFDTLDVWFDSGSTHASVVDARPEFQGNAADIYLEGSDQHRGWFMSSLMISTAIKGKAPYRQVLTHGFTVDGQGRKMSKSIGNTISPQDVMDKLGADILRLWVASTDYTGEIAVSDEILKRSADAYRRIRNTARFLLANLNGFDPEQHSVKPEEMAVLDRWAVGCAQAAQADIAKCYDKYDFHTVVQRMMQFCSVEMGSFYLDIIKDRQYTAKSDSLARRSCQTALYHIAEALVRWMAPILSFTADEVWNELPGKRAQYVFTEEWYGGLFGLAAGELMNDAFWADLLAVRGEVNKVLEQARADKHIRSSLEAAVTLYADNELADKLNSLGDELRFVLLTSQVVVADYEQAGEDAQQSEIGSLKIAFRKADGEKCPRCWHYAKDVGLVAEHAELCGRCVTNVAGNGEERKFA; from the coding sequence ATGAGTGACTATAAAAACACCCTGAATCTGCCAGAAACAGGGTTTCCAATGCGCGGAGATTTAGCAAAGCGCGAACCAAATATGTTAAAACGTTGGTACAAAGATGAGTTGTATCAGGTAATTCGTAAAGCAAAAGCCGGTAAAAAAACATTTATTCTGCATGACGGCCCTCCTTACGCGAATGGCAGTATTCATATTGGTCACTCAGTCAATAAGATTCTCAAAGATATTATTATTAAATCCAAAGGAATGGCGGGATATGATTCGCCGTATATTCCTGGTTGGGATTGCCACGGTTTGCCTATTGAGCTTAAGGTTGAGCAGATTATTGGTAAACCGGGGGAAAAATTTTCCGCCGCTGAATTTCGTGCCGAGTGCCGCAAATATGCCAAAGAGCAAATTGAAGGTCAGAAGAAAGACTTTATCCGTTTGGGCATATTAGGTGACTGGGAACGGCCATATTTGACGATGGACTTTAAGACAGAAGCCGACATTATTCGTGCATTGAGCCGTATTATCGCTAATGGTCATTTGTTGAAAGGTGCCAAGCCTGTTCATTGGTGTACTGATTGTCGTTCATCACTGGCCGAAGCAGAAGTTGAGTATTACGACAAAACTTCGCCATCAATTGACGTGCGTTTTAATGCGGTTGATGCAGTTGCCGTTTGTGAGAAATTTGGTGTGCAGGCACCAGAACAACCGGTCTCTCTGGTTATCTGGACAACCACGCCGTGGACGTTGCCGGCTAACCGGGCGATCGCTTTGCATGCTGAATTTAACTATCAATTAGTACAGATTGAGGGTGAATGCCTGATCCTGGCTGCTGATTTGGTAGAAAGTGTGATGCAGCGTGCAGGTATAACTTCGTGGACAGTGCTAGGGCATTGTGCGGGTTCCGCGTTGGAGCTATTGCGCTTTAAACATCCATTTATGGGTTTTGATTCACCGGTAGTACTGGGTGATCACGTGACTTTGGATGCGGGTACCGGTGCTGTGCATACGGCCCCAGGTCACGGCCCGGACGACTTTGTTCTCGGTCAGAAATATGGTTTGGAAGTTGCAAATCCGGTTGGCCCTAATGGTTGTTATCTACCCGGAACTTATCCTTCTCTGGATGGCATGTTTGTCTTTAAGGCGAATGATGTTGTGCTGAATATCCTGAGTGAAAACAATGCATTGTTGCATTTGGAAAAATTACAGCATAGTTATCCCTGCTGCTGGCGTCACAAGACGCCTATCATTTTCCGCGCCACGCCGCAGTGGTTTGTCAGCATGGATCAAAATGGTCTGCGTAAACAATCGTTGCAAGAGATCAAAGGGGTTCAGTGGATACCGGGTTGGGGTCAGGCCCGTATTGAGGCAATGGTTGAAAACCGTCCTGACTGGTGTATTTCACGTCAACGCACTTGGGGCACGCCGATGTCTCTTTTTGTCCATAAAGAGACGGAAGAGCTTCATCCACGTACTATCGAATTGATGGAAGAAGTTGCAAAACGTGTTGAAGTTGACGGTATTCAGGCGTGGTGGGATCTGGAGCCAGCCGAACTGTTAGGTGATGATGCGGCTAACTATGTCAAAATTTTTGATACGTTGGATGTTTGGTTCGATTCGGGATCAACTCACGCATCGGTGGTTGATGCCCGCCCTGAATTCCAGGGTAATGCTGCGGATATCTATCTTGAAGGTTCAGATCAGCACCGTGGCTGGTTTATGTCTTCCCTGATGATCTCAACGGCAATAAAAGGTAAAGCACCTTATCGTCAGGTGTTAACGCATGGTTTCACTGTCGATGGTCAGGGCCGTAAGATGTCTAAATCTATCGGTAATACCATCAGTCCGCAGGATGTCATGGATAAATTAGGGGCAGATATTCTGCGTCTATGGGTTGCTTCTACCGATTATACCGGCGAAATTGCGGTATCCGATGAGATCTTGAAACGCTCTGCTGATGCATATCGTCGTATCCGTAACACGGCGCGTTTCTTGTTGGCAAACCTGAATGGTTTCGATCCTGAACAACATAGCGTTAAACCAGAAGAGATGGCGGTGCTGGATCGTTGGGCTGTGGGGTGTGCTCAAGCGGCACAGGCGGACATTGCCAAATGTTACGATAAATATGATTTCCACACTGTTGTTCAACGTATGATGCAATTCTGTTCCGTGGAGATGGGATCGTTCTATCTCGATATCATTAAAGACCGTCAATACACTGCTAAGAGCGATAGTTTGGCTCGTCGCAGTTGTCAGACTGCGCTGTATCATATTGCGGAAGCATTGGTTCGCTGGATGGCACCTATCCTCTCCTTTACTGCTGATGAAGTTTGGAATGAGTTGCCTGGCAAACGTGCTCAATATGTATTTACCGAAGAGTGGTACGGCGGTTTGTTTGGTCTGGCGGCAGGCGAACTAATGAACGATGCTTTCTGGGCTGATTTGTTGGCTGTGCGTGGTGAGGTTAACAAAGTGCTGGAGCAGGCACGCGCAGACAAACATATCCGTAGTTCACTGGAAGCCGCGGTGACGCTGTACGCCGATAATGAATTGGCGGACAAACTGAATAGCCTCGGAGATGAATTGCGTTTTGTTCTGCTAACATCTCAGGTTGTTGTTGCAGATTATGAGCAGGCTGGTGAAGATGCGCAACAAAGCGAAATCGGTAGTCTGAAAATTGCTTTCCGCAAGGCGGATGGCGAAAAATGTCCTCGTTGCTGGCATTACGCTAAAGATGTGGGATTGGTGGCGGAACATGCAGAACTTTGTGGCCGCTGTGTAACTAATGTTGCCGGTAACGGCGAAGAGCGTAAGTTTGCCTGA